One Phaseolus vulgaris cultivar G19833 chromosome 2, P. vulgaris v2.0, whole genome shotgun sequence DNA window includes the following coding sequences:
- the LOC137809285 gene encoding uncharacterized protein, translating into MIVYAFRKGVCPGPFCESIIHNRPKTFAEIRHRAVEHIASEGEVCEKRTSVVPTRPRAQTRAQPVRVNETTTGRKNQEGRRPYEARKPQPRGQAGGNRPARERARPARYDFVVELKDLIAVPNIVERLRRPVKTDKVLGPRKDSWCEFHEAFGHHINNCLSLGYQLDELVKSVFLKNYLAEPATTAALPEPAEDQAHEMPVHGEVHTISGGFSGGGPTASQRKKYARGVNSIDEKISGDPWESDLVFTRADLRDVIPHDNDPVVISVVTAGRKVHRVLVDQGSSADVMFWLTFNKLRLSPDLLKPYTGCLYGFADNQVEVRGYLELRTTFTDGAASRTESIWYLVVNANSAYNILLGRPALNRLRAVSSTCHMKMKLPDLSGRVIVIKSDQEEARKCYENSLKTKRGVFMVFERPPSLDTTMEVESSSEATPTESPPGEAAPVGATPKADVHTEERHDDALPVEEASPREHYKATPSKEDSRDQPAANVLERQIGDKTFKLGRLLSQAEQDQMAEVI; encoded by the coding sequence atgatcgtgtatgCGTTCAGGAAAGGCGTATGCCCTGGCCCCTTTTGCGAATCAATCATTCACAATCGCCCCAAGACCTTCGCTGAAATAAGGCATCGCGCAGTAGAGCATATCGCCTCCGAGGGagaggtgtgcgagaagcgcACGAGTGTCGTACCCACACGCCCGAGAGCACAGACACGGGCTcagcccgtcagggtcaacgagaccacaacgggaaggaagaatcaggaagggagacgcccctacgaggcgaGAAAACCCCAACCTAGGGGTCAAGCGGGAGGAAATCGTCCGGCTAGAGAAAGGGCCAGACCAGCAAGGTACGACTTcgtggtggagttgaaggacctgatcgccgtacCTAATATAGTCGAAAGATTGAGGCGACCAgtgaagactgacaaggtgttagggcctcgcaaggactcttggtgtgagttccatgaagctttcggtcaccacatcAACAACTGCCTATCGTTGGGGTACCAGTTGGACGAGTTAGTAAAAAGCGTGTTCTTGAAGAATTATCTCGCTGAACCCGCCACGACCGCGGCCCTGCCAGAACCAGCGGAGGATCAAGCGCATGAGATGCCGGTCCATGGCGAAGTtcacaccatttctggtggTTTTTCGGGAGGGGGACCCACTGCATCCCAACGCAAGAAATATGCGAGGGGAGTAAATTCGATTGACGAAAAAATCTCAGGcgacccgtgggagtcagacctcgtgttcacgagggcgGACCTACGCGATGTCATCccacacgacaatgaccccgtggtcatttcggttgtcacagctggaagaaaggtgcacagggtgctagtcgaccagggaagttctgCAGATGTTATGTTCTGGTTGACTTTCAACAAGCTAcggttgtctcccgaccttttgAAGCCCTACAccgggtgcttgtatgggttcgctgacaaccaggtggaagtacgTGGCTACTTGGAGCTGAGAACGACATTCACAGATGGAGCGGCCTCACGTACTGAAAGCATTTGGTACTTAGTTGTAAACGCCAATTCGGcttacaacatcctgttgggaagaccggCGTTGAATAGGCTGAGAGCAGTATCCTCCACgtgccacatgaagatgaagttgccagatcTCAGTGGCAGGGTGAtcgtcatcaagtcagatcaagaagaagcgcgaaaatgctatgaaaacagttTAAAGACAAAGAGAGGTGTGTTCATGGTATTCGAACGTCCACCGAGTTTAGACACGACGATGGAAGTAGAATCCTCGAGTGAGGCGACGCCTACGGAGTCACCGCCTGGCGAGGCCGCACCCGTAGGGGCGACGCCTAAAGCAGACGTGCACACGGAGGAGAGGCATGACGACGCTTTGCCAGTagaagaggcgtcgcctagagaGCATTATAAGGCGACACCCTCAAAAGAAGATAGTAGAGACCAACCGGCAGCCAATGTGCTGGAGAGACAGATCGGCGACAAAACGTTCAAGCTGGGGCGTCTGTTGAGCCAAGCGGAACAGGACCAAATGGCGGAGGTGATTTAA